Proteins encoded together in one Hevea brasiliensis isolate MT/VB/25A 57/8 chromosome 16, ASM3005281v1, whole genome shotgun sequence window:
- the LOC110658970 gene encoding uncharacterized protein LOC110658970, which yields MGNYVSCKLANPLFLKNSKSTKVIFPSGEIRHVHQPTKAAELMMEEPNFFIVNSKSLKIGRRFCTLNADDDIQEANVYVMFPMHRKNSVVTASDLGALFLNANSAVKRVSGGKVRVQPDTTVDALDSVAVPRLSLEGIEEVSTPEFRHRISMSRSRKPLLETIDEEPIRSR from the coding sequence ATGGGAAACTACGTCTCTTGCAAGCTAGCAAACCCATTATTTCTCAAGAACTCAAAATCAACAAAAGTGATCTTCCCATCTGGAGAAATCCGGCATGTCCACCAACCCACCAAAGCCGCTGAACTCATGATGGAGGAACCGAACTTCTTCATCGTTAACTCCAAGTCCCTGAAAATTGGCCGTAGATTTTGCACTCTCAATGCAGACGATGACATTCAAGAGGCAAATGTGTACGTCATGTTTCCAATGCATAGAAAGAACTCTGTGGTTACAGCAAGCGACCTAGGTGCTCTGTTCTTGAATGCCAACTCTGCAGTGAAACGGGTTTCTGGAGGGAAAGTTAGGGTCCAGCCAGATACTACTGTGGACGCACTGGACTCGGTGGCGGTGCCCAGGTTGAGCTTGGAAGGTATAGAAGAAGTTTCAACACCAGAGTTTAGGCATAGGATTTCCATGTCAAGGTCAAGGAAGCCATTGTTGGAAACCATAGATGAAGAGCCCATTCGTTCGAGATAG
- the LOC110658997 gene encoding integrin-linked protein kinase 1 has product MMNQIEDDNSSVDFDMQLIGNFLSFASRGDRVGLNQMLRAGTSPNVQDYDKRTALHLAASEGHAPIVELLLHYKANVNLKDRWQRTPLTDARLYGHRDICRILEVHGGKDFINDQPMTVRHEQDSDELNFDISELNTERSSTVEQGVFGESVKVKWRGTWVVKTVIRSQIYHPVKMKLSAKDNTRLRELRHPNILQFLGSIVHGEEMVLITEYLSKGNLEDILCRKGRLDLPAALRYALDIAKGMNYLHEHKPLPIVHNHLDPRNLLQDEGDHLKIGEYWVQIFYEQIHPNQDMCQKKDDPSGTSIYQSNDTKKDIYRFGLIFYQMLEGRHLTDMNFDFVNLKSVNFEPKFQISRCPKRIQQLIEDCASKDVESRPSFSAVIHILEEVSMSLGRATCPVC; this is encoded by the exons ATGATGAATCAGATAGAAGATGACAACAGTTCAGTTGATTTTGACATGCAACTGATAGGGAATTTCTTGAGTTTCGCATCAAGGGGCGATAGGGTTGGGCTGAACCAGATGTTGAGGGCTGGTACTTCTCCTAATGTGCAAGACTATGACAAACGGACTGCTTTGCATCTTGCAGCCAGTGAGGGCCATGCTCCTATTGTTGAGCTTCTTCTTCACTACAAAGCTAATGTCAATCTCAAGGACCGCTGGCAACGGACT CCCTTGACAGATGCGAGACTGTATGGACATCGGGATATATGTAGAATCCTAGAAGTACATGGAGGCAAGGATTTTATCAACGATCAACCAATG ACTGTTAGACATGAACAAGACTCCGATGAACTGAACTTTGATATTTCAGAACTGAACACAGAGCGGTCATCAACAGTTGAACAG GGCGTCTTTGGTGAATCAGTCAAGGTCAAGTGGCGTGGAACGTGGGTTGTTAAAACTGTTATTAGGAGTCAGATTTACCATCCTGTAAAAAT GAAATTATCTGCTAAGGATAACACTCGATTGCGAGAACTTCGACATCCTAATATTTTGCAGTTTCTTGGTTCAATTGTTCATGGAGAGGAGATGGTTCTGATCACAGAGTATCTATCAAAA GGGAATTTAGAAGATATATTGTGCCGAAAAGGTCGACTTGACCTACCTGCGGCTCTTCGCTATGCACTTGACATTGCCAA GGGAATGAATTATCTTCATGAGCACAAGCCCTTACCCATAGTGCACAATCATTTGGATCCCAG AAACTTGTTACAGGATGAAGGTGACCACTTGAAGATTGGTGAATATTGGGTTCAAATATTCTATGAACAAATTCATCCTAATCAAGACATGT GCCAAAAAAAGGATGATCCCAGTGGTACCAGCATTTACCAATCAAATGACACCAAGAAAGATATTTACAGATTTGGGCTCATATTTTATCAG ATGTTAGAGGGAAGACACCTGACTGACATGAATTTTGACTTCGTAAATCTCAAATCTGTCAATTTTGAACCAAAGTTTCAGATCAGCCGTTGTCCTAAAAGAATTCAACA GCTGATAGAGGATTGCGCAAGCAAAGATGTTGAATCAAGGCCTTCATTTTCTGCTGTCATACATATCTTAGAAGAAGTTTCGATGAGTCTAGGGAGAGCCACATGCCCCGTCTGTTGA